A stretch of the Aegilops tauschii subsp. strangulata cultivar AL8/78 chromosome 4, Aet v6.0, whole genome shotgun sequence genome encodes the following:
- the LOC109743762 gene encoding pentatricopeptide repeat-containing protein At5g59600, with protein MRGAETSSWMKQLTSSSRQGRHGHALHLFFTGLSLQASIGGTVDPYPASVPTALRACAHLADATSGRLIHALVLTRPALASDKVVATALLDMYAKCGLIAGARKVFDEMPAWDLVVWNALLAGYARHGLPEHALALAVKMRGVGLSPDLVTWNAAVSGFAMAGDGRMASDLVGAMQEDGFGPDVVTWTSLVSGSVLNFQYDRARTLFREMVAGDARVLPSSATISSILPAFAGVGDTKHGKEVHGYAVVTGVEQELTVSSALVDMYAKSGLVQEACRLFDKMSARSTVTWNSMIFGLANSGHCREAVSLFDRMLGEEATPDHLTFTAVLTACGYGGMVETGKALYQRMREEHGIVPRLEHYACMVHLLGRAGRLVEAHDFIRAMPMEPDCFVWGALLGACRSHGNVKLAELAASRVRTVEPENAASYVLLSGALADAGKQNDVFKIKRLVKRRRLKRLDGCSWLETS; from the coding sequence ATGCGCGGAGCCGAAACTAGCTCATGGATGAAGCAGCTCACGAGCTCTTCCCGGCAAGGTCGCCACGGCCACGCGCTCCACCTCTTTTTCACCGGCCTGAGCCTCCAGGCCAGCATCGGCGGCACGGTGGACCCCTACCCTGCTTCCGTGCCCACCGCTCTCCGCGCCTGCGCGCACCTCGCCGACGCTACCTCCGGCCGCCTCATCCACGCGCTCGTGCTCACGCGCCCCGCCCTCGCCTCGGACAAAGTCGTCGCGACCGCGCTGCTCGACATGTACGCCAAGTGCGGCCTGATCGCAGGCGCCCGcaaggtgttcgacgaaatgccggCGTGGGACCTCGTCGTCTGGAATGCGCTGCTCGCGGGCTACGCGCGTCACGGGCTTCCAGAGCACGCGCTGGCGCTGGCTGTCAAGATGCGGGGCGTCGGCCTGAGCCCCGATTTGGTCACCTGGAATGCTGCCGTGTCGGGCTTTGCCATGGCCGGCGATGGCAGAATGGCCAGCGATCTGGTCGGCGCCATGCAAGAGGACGGGTTCGGGCCAGATGTGGTGACATGGACATCGCTCGTCTCTGGCTCGGTGCTGAACTTCCAGTACGACAGAGCGCGCACGCTGTTCCGGGAAATGGTAGCCGGTGACGCCCGTGTCCTGCCAAGCTCGGCCACGATTAgtagcatcttgccagcattcgCCGGAGTCGGTGACACAAAGCATGGCAAGGAGGTCCACGGCTACGCTGTCGTGACCGGTGTCGAACAGGAGCTCACGGTGAGCAGCGCACTCGTCGACATGTACGCGAAGTCCGGGCTTGTGCAGGAAGCATGCCGCTTGTTCGACAAAATGTCAGCAAGGAGCACGGTGACATGGAATTCCATGATCTTCGGGCTGGCGAATTCCGGCCATTGCCGGGAAGCAGTCAGCCTCTTCGACCGGATGCTGGGCGAAGAAGCGACGCCGGACCACCTGACGTTCACCGCCGTTCTGACAGCTTGCGGCTACGGTGGCATGGTCGAGACCGGGAAGGCATTGTACCAGCGCATGCGGGAGGAGCACGGCATCGTGCCGAGGCTGGAGCACTACGCCTGCATGGTGCATTTGCTGGGCCGAGCCGGGAGGCTCGTCGAGGCTCACGATTTCATCAGGGCGATGCCCATGGAGCCCGACTGCTTCGTGTGGGGGGCGCTGCTCGGTGCCTGCCGGAGCCACGGGAACGTCAAGCTCGCGGAGCTGGCGGCGTCCCGCGTGCGCACCGTCGAGCCAGAAAACGCCGCGAGCTACGTGCTGCTCTCGGGAGCGCTGGCAGATGCCGGCAAGCAGAACGACGTTTTCAAGATCAAAAGGTTGGTGAAGAGACGGCGGCTGAAGAGGCTTGACGGTTGCAGCTGGCTAGAGACGTCCTAG